The following are from one region of the Cetobacterium somerae genome:
- a CDS encoding potassium channel family protein encodes MNIVITGNRNEIYFLIKSFLEKGHELTYISKDQEMCRKISRTYENCNVLYGDPTNPNILEEGEVFLADLLVASGEYDPDNLIVCQIAKKLYSIEKTLTIVNDPKNIEVFKKLGVDIVVSTANTIFSIIEKKISIEEISNIINIEEQKASIVEILIKEKNSIVGLSVVDLNLPKGSLIGCILRKEKAIIPRGDTKIETFDKLVVIMLDDVKNEVLSLLRDRRNG; translated from the coding sequence ATGAATATAGTTATTACTGGAAATCGTAATGAAATATATTTTTTAATAAAATCATTTTTAGAAAAAGGTCATGAATTGACTTATATAAGTAAAGATCAAGAGATGTGTAGAAAAATTTCAAGGACATATGAGAATTGTAATGTTTTATATGGTGATCCGACAAATCCAAATATATTAGAAGAGGGGGAGGTATTTTTGGCTGATTTATTAGTTGCTTCTGGGGAATATGACCCTGATAATTTAATAGTTTGCCAAATAGCTAAAAAATTATATTCAATTGAAAAAACATTAACTATAGTAAATGATCCAAAAAATATAGAAGTTTTTAAAAAACTAGGAGTAGATATTGTTGTAAGTACGGCTAACACAATATTTTCAATAATTGAAAAAAAAATATCCATTGAAGAGATAAGTAACATAATAAATATAGAAGAACAAAAAGCCTCGATAGTTGAAATATTAATTAAAGAAAAAAATAGTATTGTAGGCCTAAGTGTCGTTGATTTAAATCTTCCAAAAGGATCTTTAATAGGATGCATACTTAGAAAAGAAAAAGCTATTATACCAAGAGGAGATACTAAGATTGAAACTTTTGATAAACTAGTAGTTATAATGCTAGATGATGTAAAAAATGAGGTTTTAAGCTTACTTAGAGATAGGAGAAATGGATGA
- a CDS encoding TrkH family potassium uptake protein, whose amino-acid sequence MKNIYLRNRYNLILGYCGVVFIIIGITLLIPLSTVLFLKYELIDIFIFSILGIFSIILGSLLKKNINKDKNITLNFQEGGVIVFISWIYAILIGALPFIIKGQLTFSQGIFEAVSGFTTTGLSMVNVLETSDAILLWRSIMQFLGGAGLAVIMLSSIIGPLGIGLYNAEARSDMLVPNIKNSAKTIMLIYSGYILGGIILYYLAGMSMFDSINHSIAAVSTGGFSTKVESIGYYNSISIEFITIILMVLGTINFGAHLLILKGKFKTFFKIGELRFMFFLFLIFIPLVTFYAVLPIYNSLTKSFRVAIFEVVSAISTTGFSTTTYFNWTSLGYFILLLSMLIGGGTGSTAGGIKQYRVYILLKNLWWEIKKMTYSKKSIKENSIYKPEGKVYIDNNFLNEIIVILSGYILTYTICVTILLTQGYTLKESMFEIASCLSTVGLSYGVTSIEASNITVWTMSFAMFLGRLEFLIIISTFIKFYKDVKKINLIQNNKKESNSLY is encoded by the coding sequence ATGAAAAATATATATTTAAGAAATAGATATAATTTAATTTTAGGATATTGTGGAGTTGTATTTATAATTATTGGAATAACCTTATTAATACCTCTATCTACTGTCTTATTTTTAAAATATGAATTAATAGATATATTTATTTTTAGTATTCTAGGTATTTTTTCAATAATTTTAGGAAGTTTATTAAAAAAGAATATTAATAAAGATAAAAATATAACATTAAATTTTCAAGAAGGAGGAGTTATTGTTTTTATATCTTGGATATATGCAATCTTAATAGGAGCTTTGCCTTTTATAATAAAAGGACAGTTAACTTTTTCTCAAGGAATTTTTGAAGCTGTAAGTGGATTTACAACAACGGGATTATCTATGGTAAATGTCTTAGAAACTTCAGATGCAATATTATTATGGAGAAGTATTATGCAATTTTTAGGAGGAGCTGGACTAGCTGTAATAATGTTATCTTCAATAATAGGTCCTTTAGGAATTGGTTTATATAATGCTGAAGCAAGATCTGATATGCTGGTACCAAATATAAAAAATTCAGCTAAAACAATTATGCTAATCTATTCTGGATATATTTTAGGAGGAATTATTTTATATTATTTAGCTGGAATGTCAATGTTTGATTCAATAAATCACTCTATTGCAGCAGTTTCAACTGGTGGATTTTCAACAAAAGTTGAAAGTATTGGATACTATAATAGCATCTCAATTGAATTTATAACAATTATACTTATGGTATTAGGTACAATAAACTTTGGAGCTCATCTTTTAATTTTAAAAGGTAAATTTAAAACTTTTTTCAAAATAGGAGAGTTAAGATTTATGTTTTTTCTATTTTTGATTTTTATACCACTAGTAACATTCTATGCTGTGCTTCCTATTTATAATTCTTTAACTAAAAGTTTTAGAGTAGCTATTTTTGAAGTAGTATCAGCTATTTCAACTACAGGATTTTCAACAACAACTTATTTCAATTGGACTAGTTTAGGATATTTTATTCTTCTATTATCTATGCTTATAGGAGGAGGAACAGGATCTACAGCTGGCGGAATAAAACAATATAGAGTATATATTCTTTTAAAAAATTTATGGTGGGAAATAAAAAAAATGACTTATTCAAAGAAGAGTATAAAAGAGAATAGTATTTACAAACCTGAAGGAAAAGTATATATAGATAACAACTTTTTAAATGAAATTATAGTTATTTTAAGTGGATATATACTAACTTATACAATATGTGTAACAATATTATTAACTCAAGGATATACTTTAAAAGAGAGTATGTTTGAAATAGCTTCTTGTTTAAGTACTGTTGGATTATCTTATGGAGTAACATCAATTGAAGCTTCAAATATAACTGTTTGGACTATGTCGTTTGCGATGTTTTTAGGAAGATTAGAGTTTCTTATAATTATCTCTACTTTCATAAAATTTTATAAAGATGTAAAAAAAATAAACTTAATTCAAAATAATAAAAAGGAAAGTAATAGCCTATATTGA
- the ahpC gene encoding alkyl hydroperoxide reductase subunit C, whose translation MSLIGKNIGEFKAQAYHNNNFVEVTNESIKGKWSVFFFYPADFTFVCPTELGDLADNYAKFKEINCEIYSVSTDTHFVHKAWHDTSDTIKKIQYPMVADPTRKISEMFGVLIPEEGLALRGSFVINPEGKIVAYEIHDLGIGRDAAELLRKVQAAQFVAEHGGEVCPAKWKPGSETLKPSLDLVGKI comes from the coding sequence ATGTCATTAATTGGAAAAAATATCGGAGAATTTAAAGCACAAGCTTACCACAACAACAACTTTGTTGAAGTTACTAACGAGTCTATAAAAGGGAAATGGTCAGTTTTCTTCTTTTATCCAGCAGATTTTACTTTTGTTTGTCCTACAGAGTTAGGAGATTTAGCTGATAACTATGCTAAGTTTAAAGAGATTAATTGTGAAATTTATTCAGTTTCAACAGATACTCACTTTGTTCATAAGGCATGGCATGATACTTCTGATACTATAAAGAAAATACAGTATCCTATGGTAGCAGACCCTACAAGAAAAATATCAGAGATGTTTGGTGTTTTAATTCCTGAAGAGGGATTAGCATTAAGAGGAAGTTTTGTTATAAACCCTGAGGGAAAAATCGTAGCATATGAAATTCATGATTTAGGAATTGGAAGAGATGCTGCAGAGCTTTTAAGAAAAGTTCAAGCTGCTCAATTTGTAGCTGAGCACGGTGGAGAGGTTTGTCCTGCAAAATGGAAACCAGGTTCAGAAACTTTAAAACCATCTTTAGATCTAGTTGGAAAAATTTAA
- a CDS encoding C-GCAxxG-C-C family (seleno)protein: MLHKIFRKFRKDEIVKIENNEVDIQALRKKAEEYYRNRDFYCSEAVLKVLKDSFEAPYGDEVIKLASGFPVGMGNGCTCGAVNGGVMAIGMFFGRGEAGGSEVKKSMELTKELQTKFTEKRKVCCCKVLTRGMDLGTKEHINHCIEITGELTEITAKILARELGYKEK, encoded by the coding sequence ATGTTACATAAAATTTTTAGAAAATTTAGAAAAGATGAGATTGTTAAAATTGAAAATAATGAAGTAGACATTCAGGCTTTAAGAAAAAAAGCTGAAGAATATTATAGAAATAGAGATTTTTATTGTTCAGAAGCTGTTTTAAAAGTTTTAAAGGATTCCTTTGAAGCACCTTATGGAGATGAGGTAATAAAATTAGCATCAGGATTTCCTGTTGGAATGGGAAATGGATGTACATGTGGAGCGGTAAATGGTGGAGTAATGGCTATTGGTATGTTTTTCGGAAGAGGAGAAGCAGGAGGCTCAGAGGTTAAAAAAAGTATGGAGTTAACTAAAGAACTTCAGACAAAGTTTACAGAAAAAAGAAAAGTTTGTTGTTGTAAAGTTTTAACTCGTGGAATGGATTTAGGAACAAAAGAGCATATTAATCATTGTATTGAGATAACTGGTGAGTTAACAGAGATAACAGCAAAGATTTTAGCAAGAGAGTTAGGTTATAAAGAAAAATAA
- a CDS encoding class I SAM-dependent methyltransferase: MKNIKNEIKEIWDGVYKENSREELGWYEVIPEPSLSLIKKYTLNKKEKILDAGCGESTLLQSLIENEFKDIEGIDLSSEAIDFQKKSLKYSELDVEIKLKVADLTENLKFDKKGKIWHDRAVFHFLFDDSLRKNYKDNVKKFLVNEGVLILSCFSKENEAERCNGLLVNKQGIKELEYFFEDSFILKETLEYDYKMPWGDIRKYIYCIFLKKSYNLS, encoded by the coding sequence GTGAAGAATATAAAAAATGAAATTAAAGAGATTTGGGATGGGGTATATAAAGAAAACTCAAGAGAAGAACTAGGGTGGTACGAGGTTATTCCTGAACCATCGTTATCGCTAATAAAAAAATATACTTTAAATAAAAAAGAAAAAATTTTAGATGCAGGATGTGGAGAAAGTACACTGTTACAGTCTCTTATTGAGAACGAATTTAAAGATATAGAGGGAATAGATTTAAGCTCTGAGGCTATAGATTTTCAAAAGAAGAGTTTAAAGTATAGTGAATTAGATGTAGAAATAAAATTGAAGGTAGCTGATCTAACTGAAAATTTAAAATTTGATAAAAAGGGAAAAATTTGGCATGATAGAGCTGTATTTCATTTTCTTTTTGATGATTCATTGAGAAAAAATTACAAGGACAATGTAAAAAAATTCCTTGTAAATGAGGGAGTTCTTATTCTATCGTGTTTTTCTAAGGAGAATGAAGCTGAGAGATGTAATGGATTATTAGTTAATAAACAAGGAATTAAAGAATTAGAATATTTTTTTGAGGATTCATTTATTTTAAAAGAGACCTTAGAGTACGATTATAAAATGCCTTGGGGAGATATTAGAAAATATATATATTGTATTTTTTTAAAAAAGAGTTATAATTTAAGTTGA
- a CDS encoding potassium channel family protein has protein sequence MLSKEKDCIVVIGCGRLGSTIAELLSEERKNIIVIDKNKDNFINLPNNFSGFTIEGDATEIDTLLKVEISKAKILLVITDDDNTNLMIAQMGKNIYKIPQVIARVYDAKRESIYKNLGIDIISPTRLFTEKFKKITV, from the coding sequence ATGTTAAGCAAAGAAAAAGATTGTATTGTAGTTATTGGTTGTGGGCGTTTAGGATCAACAATTGCAGAATTACTATCAGAAGAAAGAAAAAATATTATTGTTATAGATAAAAATAAAGATAATTTTATAAATTTACCAAATAATTTTAGTGGATTTACAATAGAAGGAGATGCTACAGAAATTGACACACTTTTAAAAGTAGAAATTAGCAAGGCTAAAATACTTTTAGTCATAACAGATGATGATAATACTAATTTAATGATTGCTCAAATGGGAAAAAATATATATAAGATTCCACAAGTAATAGCTAGAGTTTATGATGCCAAAAGAGAGAGCATATATAAAAATTTAGGAATAGATATTATTAGCCCGACTAGATTATTTACTGAAAAATTTAAAAAAATTACTGTATAA
- a CDS encoding FAD-dependent oxidoreductase: MDKIYDLIVIGGGPAGLSAGIYAGRAQMDVLIIEKSEVGGQITTTSEVVNYPGIKEISGHHLGEQMREQALGFCVEFLKSEVTNMDFKEEIKKVETTSGTYKALSVVIATGANPRKLGFPGESEFTGRGVAYCATCDGEFFTGLDVFVIGAGFAAAEEAIFLTKFARKVTIIAREPEFTCAKSIAEKVLKHPKIEVRFNSQIVEVTGDTKLRKAIFKDNLTNTTWEYTAPDNESFGVFVFIGYKPQSDLFKNHVNLDSQGYIITDGDLQTNVKDVYAVGDIRPKRLRQVVTAVADGALAATVLEKVVEEKREALGIEKKEKEHPKTSDVSKEDSKSKFLDEGIVSQLKGIFERFQSSIKIVSVLNDNDLSVNIKEFLTEICDISDKITLEFYKKDENLELEKKIELDCSPTIAILDSNDNFRGVKFSGLPSGHELNSFILALYNIAGPGQELNEELKGKIQSIDKKVKLKIAVSLSCSLCPEVVTGAQRLAIENSNIQAEMIDIFAFPELKSKYNIMGVPALIINDKDISFGKQSIEEIIEKITK; encoded by the coding sequence ATGGATAAAATATATGATTTAATTGTTATTGGTGGAGGTCCGGCGGGATTATCAGCTGGAATATATGCTGGTAGAGCCCAAATGGATGTACTTATTATAGAAAAATCTGAGGTTGGTGGACAGATAACTACCACTTCAGAAGTTGTAAACTATCCAGGGATTAAAGAGATATCAGGTCATCATTTAGGAGAGCAAATGAGAGAGCAAGCTCTTGGATTTTGTGTAGAATTTTTAAAATCAGAAGTTACAAATATGGATTTTAAAGAGGAGATTAAAAAAGTTGAAACAACTTCTGGAACTTATAAAGCTTTAAGTGTTGTTATTGCAACCGGAGCAAACCCAAGAAAGTTAGGATTCCCTGGAGAATCTGAGTTTACAGGTAGAGGAGTTGCATATTGTGCAACTTGTGATGGAGAGTTTTTCACTGGTCTTGATGTCTTCGTTATTGGAGCTGGATTTGCTGCTGCTGAAGAGGCTATATTTTTAACTAAATTTGCAAGAAAAGTTACAATTATAGCTAGAGAGCCTGAGTTTACATGTGCTAAATCTATAGCTGAAAAAGTTTTAAAACATCCAAAAATTGAAGTAAGATTTAATTCTCAAATTGTTGAAGTAACTGGAGATACTAAACTTAGAAAAGCTATCTTTAAAGATAACCTTACAAATACAACTTGGGAGTATACTGCTCCAGATAATGAATCTTTTGGTGTTTTTGTTTTCATTGGATATAAACCACAAAGTGATCTATTTAAAAATCATGTAAATTTAGATTCTCAAGGATATATAATAACTGATGGAGATTTACAAACAAACGTTAAAGATGTATATGCTGTTGGAGATATTAGACCAAAAAGATTGAGACAGGTTGTTACAGCAGTTGCTGATGGAGCTTTAGCTGCAACAGTTTTAGAAAAAGTTGTTGAAGAAAAAAGAGAGGCTTTAGGAATTGAAAAAAAGGAAAAGGAACATCCAAAAACTTCAGATGTTTCTAAAGAGGATTCTAAATCTAAGTTTTTAGATGAAGGAATAGTTTCTCAATTAAAAGGTATCTTTGAAAGATTCCAAAGCAGTATAAAAATAGTTTCTGTATTAAATGATAATGATCTTTCAGTAAATATCAAAGAGTTTTTAACTGAAATTTGTGATATCTCAGATAAAATAACTTTAGAGTTTTATAAAAAAGATGAAAATCTTGAACTAGAGAAAAAAATAGAATTAGATTGTTCTCCAACTATTGCTATTTTAGATTCTAATGACAACTTTAGAGGTGTTAAGTTCTCAGGACTTCCAAGTGGTCACGAGCTTAATTCATTTATTTTAGCTTTATATAATATAGCTGGACCGGGTCAAGAGTTAAATGAGGAACTAAAAGGAAAAATTCAAAGCATAGATAAAAAAGTAAAACTTAAAATTGCAGTTTCACTTTCTTGTTCACTTTGTCCAGAGGTAGTTACAGGAGCACAAAGGTTAGCTATTGAAAATTCAAATATTCAAGCTGAAATGATAGATATATTTGCATTTCCAGAATTAAAAAGCAAATATAATATAATGGGAGTTCCAGCTTTAATTATAAATGATAAAGATATCTCTTTTGGAAAGCAATCTATTGAAGAGATTATTGAAAAAATAACAAAATAA
- a CDS encoding sensor histidine kinase, producing MYKYLKDLFIIFTTLFFTVIIGLYLSFFNFGEENIISIFILGVLIISTQINKYSLGVFSCIISVLTFNFFFTAPKYSFQTYDPKYIITFTVMLIISLIIITLMSKIKSHIKVIEKNSKQMKILLDLNEELQKNYTKDSIIKSSLNKISTIFNKNVYFEKYCPFIEENEIILRNFNYHIFSENIYIPITVKHKVQGILYLNISTFEESDFYLLISIVNQISIILEKLEAINEFRNAEFQIEEEKFKTNILRSISHDLRTPLTSISGSAHSLLTRTFSEKTTKDLILNIYEESNWLVELVENLLSLSKIQNTKFLIKQTELVEDIVEEAILHTNKEIKNYNLKINIEENLTVKCDGNLLIQVLINLLNNAIKYTLENTTLEVIAFKSNSDIIFQVKDNGIGISDRDKKNIFDSFYTKRKTSGDSRRGLGLGLFLCKSIIQSHNGNIIVMDNTPKGTIFQFTIPN from the coding sequence ATGTATAAATATTTAAAAGATTTATTTATAATATTTACCACACTTTTTTTCACTGTCATAATCGGATTATATCTATCCTTTTTTAACTTTGGAGAAGAAAATATAATATCTATTTTTATATTAGGAGTTTTAATTATATCTACTCAGATTAATAAGTATTCTTTAGGAGTTTTTTCATGTATCATAAGTGTTTTAACTTTTAACTTTTTCTTCACTGCTCCAAAGTATTCTTTTCAAACGTATGACCCTAAATATATTATTACATTTACTGTTATGTTAATTATCTCTTTAATCATAATAACCCTTATGTCTAAGATTAAAAGTCATATTAAGGTTATTGAGAAAAATTCTAAGCAGATGAAAATTTTATTAGATTTAAACGAGGAACTTCAAAAAAACTATACAAAAGATAGTATCATCAAAAGTTCTTTAAATAAAATCTCAACTATTTTTAATAAAAATGTTTATTTTGAAAAATATTGTCCTTTTATTGAGGAAAACGAAATTATTTTGAGAAATTTTAATTATCATATTTTTTCTGAAAATATCTATATTCCTATTACAGTAAAACATAAGGTTCAAGGCATTTTATATTTGAATATTTCAACATTTGAAGAATCTGATTTTTATCTTTTAATATCAATTGTTAATCAGATATCTATTATTTTAGAAAAGTTAGAAGCTATAAACGAGTTTCGTAATGCAGAGTTTCAAATTGAGGAGGAGAAATTTAAAACAAATATTCTTAGATCTATATCCCATGATTTAAGAACACCTTTGACATCTATATCTGGAAGTGCACATTCTTTACTAACTAGAACTTTTTCAGAGAAAACAACAAAAGATTTAATTTTAAATATATATGAGGAAAGTAATTGGTTGGTTGAACTTGTGGAAAATCTTCTTTCACTTTCAAAGATACAAAATACAAAATTTTTAATAAAACAAACTGAATTAGTTGAAGATATTGTAGAAGAAGCAATCCTTCATACAAATAAAGAGATTAAAAATTATAATTTAAAAATAAATATTGAAGAAAATTTAACAGTTAAATGCGATGGAAATCTTTTAATACAGGTGCTAATCAATCTTTTAAATAATGCTATTAAATATACCTTAGAAAATACCACTCTTGAAGTTATAGCTTTTAAAAGTAATTCTGATATTATATTCCAAGTTAAAGATAATGGAATTGGTATTTCAGATAGAGATAAAAAAAATATTTTTGATAGTTTTTATACAAAAAGAAAAACAAGCGGAGATAGCCGACGTGGATTAGGACTTGGTCTTTTTTTATGTAAATCTATTATTCAATCACATAACGGGAACATAATAGTAATGGATAATACCCCTAAAGGAACTATTTTTCAATTTACTATACCTAATTAA